In Rahnella variigena, one DNA window encodes the following:
- the murC gene encoding UDP-N-acetylmuramate--L-alanine ligase encodes MNTQQLAKLRTFVPEMHRVRHIHFVGIGGAGMGGIAEVLANEGYQISGSDLAPNAVTQQLTALGATIYFNHRPENVLDASVVVVSTAISSDNPEIVAAREARIPVIRRAEMLAELMRFRHGIAVAGTHGKTTTTAMVTSIYAEAGLDPTFVNGGLVKAAGTHARLGSSRFLIAEADESDASFLHLQPMVAIVTNIEADHMDTYQGDFEILKQTFINFLHNLPFYGRAVMCIDDPVIRELIPRVGRHMTTYGFSEDADVIIENYRQVGAQGHFTLRRQDLPLISVTLNAPGRHNALNAAAAVAVASDEGISDDAILRALAGFQGTGRRFDFLGEYALENVNGKTGSAMLVDDYGHHPTEVDATIKAARAGWANKRLVMIFQPHRYTRTRDLYDDFANVLSQVDVLIMLDVYPAGEAPIPGADSRSLCRTIRARGKLDPILVSDIEAVPESLAQILEGDDLVLVQGAGNVGRVARKLADQKLQPVKKGEEHHV; translated from the coding sequence GTGAATACACAACAATTGGCGAAACTGCGTACCTTCGTGCCCGAGATGCATCGTGTCCGGCACATTCACTTTGTTGGCATCGGTGGTGCCGGCATGGGTGGTATCGCCGAAGTGTTGGCAAATGAAGGCTATCAGATCAGTGGTTCCGATCTGGCGCCGAACGCAGTAACACAGCAACTGACTGCTTTGGGCGCGACGATTTATTTTAATCACCGTCCTGAAAACGTGCTGGATGCCAGCGTAGTCGTGGTATCCACGGCGATCTCTTCCGATAACCCGGAAATCGTTGCCGCACGTGAAGCGCGCATACCTGTGATCCGCCGCGCGGAAATGCTCGCTGAGCTGATGCGTTTTCGTCACGGTATCGCCGTGGCAGGTACGCACGGCAAAACGACGACCACAGCGATGGTCACCAGTATTTATGCTGAAGCCGGTCTGGATCCGACATTCGTTAACGGTGGACTGGTCAAAGCTGCGGGTACCCATGCGCGTCTGGGATCAAGCCGTTTTCTGATTGCTGAAGCAGATGAAAGTGATGCGTCGTTCCTGCATCTGCAACCGATGGTGGCGATTGTGACCAACATCGAAGCGGATCATATGGATACGTATCAGGGTGACTTTGAAATCCTGAAGCAGACGTTCATTAATTTCCTGCACAACCTGCCATTCTACGGACGTGCAGTGATGTGCATTGATGATCCGGTGATCCGCGAGCTGATCCCACGCGTGGGCCGTCATATGACGACGTACGGTTTCAGCGAAGACGCGGATGTGATTATCGAAAATTACCGTCAGGTCGGCGCGCAAGGACACTTTACGCTGCGCCGTCAGGACTTGCCGCTGATAAGCGTGACGCTGAATGCGCCGGGTCGTCATAACGCCCTGAATGCCGCGGCCGCAGTAGCCGTTGCGTCAGATGAAGGGATCAGTGATGACGCCATTCTTCGCGCACTGGCAGGTTTCCAGGGTACAGGCCGTCGTTTCGATTTCCTGGGCGAATATGCGCTGGAAAATGTGAACGGCAAAACCGGCAGCGCGATGCTCGTTGATGACTACGGTCATCATCCGACGGAAGTCGATGCGACGATAAAAGCCGCCCGGGCAGGTTGGGCGAATAAGCGCCTGGTGATGATTTTCCAGCCGCACCGTTACACGCGTACCCGTGATTTGTACGACGATTTTGCGAATGTGCTGTCTCAGGTTGATGTGCTGATCATGCTGGATGTTTATCCGGCGGGTGAAGCGCCCATCCCTGGCGCTGACAGCCGCTCTCTGTGCCGCACCATCCGTGCGCGCGGAAAATTGGATCCTATTTTGGTTTCTGATATTGAAGCCGTGCCGGAAAGTCTGGCGCAGATCCTCGAAGGTGACGATTTAGTTCTGGTTCAGGGCGCCGGTAATGTCGGCAGAGTGGCCCGTAAATTGGCTGATCAAAAGCTGCAACCAGTTAAGAAAGGTGAAGAACATCATGTCTGA
- a CDS encoding D-alanine--D-alanine ligase, with the protein MSEKVAVLLGGTSAERDVSLQSGAAVLAGLRESGIDAHGIDTKTFNVALLKEEGFSKVFIALHGRGGEDGTLQGLLEQIGLPYTGSGVMASALTMDKFRTKLVWQASGLPVAPFVVLHRSQIEEAGQGALAAKIAELGLPVIVKPSREGSSVGMSKVTTEKELLPALQEGFRHDDNVLIEKWLSGPEYTVAIVGDDVMPSIRIQPAGTFYDYQAKYLSDETQYFCPSGLSEAQEQQLSALALQAYQALDCSGWGRVDVMQDSDGSFNLLEVNTSPGMTSHSLVPMAAKHAGLSFPQLVSRILALAD; encoded by the coding sequence ATGTCTGAGAAAGTAGCAGTATTGTTGGGTGGTACTTCCGCAGAACGCGATGTGTCATTACAGTCCGGCGCCGCGGTGCTGGCTGGCTTACGTGAATCAGGCATTGATGCTCACGGCATCGATACCAAAACATTTAATGTGGCGCTTCTTAAAGAAGAAGGCTTCAGCAAAGTCTTTATCGCACTGCACGGTCGCGGCGGTGAAGACGGTACGTTGCAGGGCTTGCTGGAGCAAATCGGTTTGCCTTATACCGGCAGCGGTGTGATGGCGTCTGCGCTGACTATGGATAAATTCCGCACCAAACTGGTGTGGCAGGCGTCAGGTTTACCGGTCGCACCGTTTGTTGTACTGCATCGTTCACAAATTGAAGAAGCAGGGCAGGGCGCTCTGGCGGCAAAAATCGCCGAACTGGGTCTGCCGGTTATCGTCAAACCCAGCCGCGAAGGTTCCAGCGTTGGCATGAGCAAGGTGACTACGGAAAAAGAGTTGCTGCCAGCCCTGCAGGAAGGCTTCCGCCATGACGATAACGTACTGATTGAAAAATGGCTGAGCGGCCCGGAATACACGGTCGCCATCGTGGGTGACGACGTGATGCCCTCCATTCGCATCCAGCCAGCCGGAACATTTTATGACTATCAGGCAAAATATTTGTCTGATGAAACACAGTACTTCTGTCCGAGCGGTTTAAGCGAAGCACAGGAACAACAGCTTTCTGCGCTGGCATTGCAGGCGTATCAGGCGCTCGATTGCAGCGGCTGGGGGCGTGTTGACGTGATGCAAGACAGCGACGGCAGCTTTAACCTGCTGGAAGTAAATACGTCGCCGGGCATGACCAGCCACAGTCTGGTGCCAATGGCAGCCAAACACGCCGGGTTAAGTTTCCCGCAGCTCGTTTCCCGTATTCTGGCACTGGCGGACTGA
- the ftsQ gene encoding cell division protein FtsQ → MSQAALNTRERETVENNGRRSNGGQLAGIVFLLLVVGTILWSAWAVVGWMQDANRLPLSQLVVTGERHYTTNDDIRQAILSLGAPGTFMTQDVNVIQQQIERLPWIKQVSVRKQWPNELKIHLVEYVPVAHWNDLHMVDAEGKSFSIPAERVVKQKMPLLYGPEGSEQDVLQGFQTMSQALAAGKFQLKAVAMSARHSWQLTLDNDVRLELGRDDRMGRLQRFIELYPRFQQQAEADKKRITYVDLRYDSGASVGWAPEFIDQQNSNQQQNQAQAKQQ, encoded by the coding sequence ATGTCTCAAGCCGCCCTGAATACCCGAGAGCGTGAGACGGTCGAAAACAACGGCCGTCGCAGTAACGGTGGCCAGCTGGCTGGGATCGTGTTTCTGTTGTTGGTTGTAGGAACGATTTTATGGAGTGCGTGGGCCGTTGTTGGCTGGATGCAGGATGCGAACCGACTGCCGTTATCCCAGTTAGTGGTTACCGGGGAACGTCATTACACGACCAATGATGATATTCGTCAGGCGATCCTGTCCTTAGGGGCTCCGGGAACGTTCATGACGCAGGATGTAAACGTCATTCAGCAGCAGATTGAGCGTTTACCCTGGATAAAACAGGTCAGCGTCCGTAAGCAATGGCCGAATGAATTGAAGATACACCTGGTGGAGTATGTGCCGGTCGCACACTGGAATGATCTGCATATGGTGGATGCCGAGGGCAAATCATTCAGCATACCCGCCGAACGTGTGGTCAAACAGAAAATGCCGTTGCTTTACGGTCCGGAAGGCAGCGAACAGGATGTTTTGCAGGGCTTTCAAACAATGAGCCAGGCGCTGGCCGCCGGTAAGTTCCAGTTGAAAGCAGTGGCAATGAGTGCGCGTCACTCGTGGCAGTTAACTCTGGATAATGACGTCCGGCTGGAATTGGGGAGAGATGACCGGATGGGGCGTTTACAACGTTTTATCGAGCTCTACCCGCGATTCCAGCAACAGGCAGAGGCCGATAAGAAACGCATCACTTATGTCGATTTACGTTATGACAGCGGTGCGTCGGTAGGTTGGGCGCCAGAGTTTATTGACCAGCAAAACAGTAATCAGCAACAGAATCAGGCACAGGCTAAACAACAATGA
- the ftsA gene encoding cell division protein FtsA has translation MIKSTDRKLVVGLEIGTAKVAALVGEVLPDGMVNIIGVGSCPSRGMDKGGVNDLESVVKCVQRAIDQAELMADCQISSVYLALSGKHISCQNEIGMVPISEEEVTQEDVENVVHTAKSVRVRDEHRVLHVIPQEYAIDYQEGIKNPVGLSGVRMQAKVHLITCHNDMAKNIVKAVERCGLKVDQLIFAGLAASYAVLTEDERELGVCVVDIGGGTMDIAVYTGGALRHTKVIPYAGNVVTSDIAYAFGTPPTDAEAIKVRHGCALGSIVGKDENVEVPSVGGRPPRSLQRQTLAEVIEPRYTELLNLVNDEILQLQEQLRQQGVKHHLAAGIVLTGGAAQIDGLAACAQRVFHTQVRIGQPLNITGLTDYAQEPYYSTAVGLLHYGKESHLSGEAEVEKRASVGNWFKRINSWLRKEF, from the coding sequence ATGATCAAGTCGACGGACAGAAAACTGGTAGTTGGGCTGGAGATCGGTACGGCAAAGGTCGCCGCATTGGTGGGGGAAGTTCTGCCCGATGGCATGGTCAATATTATCGGCGTGGGCAGTTGCCCATCCCGTGGCATGGACAAGGGTGGCGTGAATGATCTGGAATCGGTGGTGAAATGCGTACAGCGCGCCATCGATCAGGCTGAACTGATGGCGGATTGCCAGATTTCCTCTGTTTACCTTGCTTTGTCTGGTAAACATATCAGTTGTCAGAATGAAATAGGGATGGTTCCTATTTCAGAAGAGGAAGTCACACAGGAAGATGTAGAGAACGTCGTGCATACCGCAAAATCTGTGCGTGTGCGTGATGAACATCGGGTTCTGCATGTGATCCCTCAGGAATATGCCATTGATTATCAGGAAGGGATCAAAAACCCGGTCGGACTTTCCGGCGTGCGTATGCAGGCTAAAGTTCACCTGATTACCTGCCATAACGATATGGCGAAGAACATTGTTAAAGCGGTAGAACGCTGCGGCTTAAAAGTTGACCAGCTCATTTTTGCCGGTCTGGCAGCCAGTTATGCCGTTCTGACCGAAGATGAGCGTGAATTAGGTGTGTGTGTGGTCGATATTGGTGGCGGAACCATGGATATCGCGGTTTATACCGGCGGCGCACTACGTCATACTAAGGTTATCCCTTATGCAGGGAACGTGGTCACCAGCGACATCGCTTATGCGTTTGGTACACCACCGACCGATGCCGAAGCGATCAAAGTTCGCCACGGTTGTGCATTAGGTTCGATTGTCGGCAAAGACGAAAACGTCGAAGTGCCGAGCGTAGGTGGACGTCCACCACGCAGTCTGCAACGTCAGACACTGGCTGAAGTTATTGAGCCACGTTACACAGAATTGCTGAATTTAGTGAACGACGAAATTTTGCAATTGCAGGAGCAGTTACGCCAGCAAGGCGTAAAACATCATCTGGCCGCCGGTATTGTTCTGACAGGCGGTGCAGCACAAATTGATGGTCTGGCAGCCTGTGCGCAGCGGGTATTCCATACCCAGGTGCGTATCGGGCAACCCCTGAACATCACCGGGCTGACAGATTATGCGCAGGAACCTTACTACTCAACGGCTGTAGGGCTGCTGCACTACGGGAAGGAGTCTCACCTGAGCGGTGAGGCCGAAGTGGAAAAACGCGCCTCAGTGGGCAACTGGTTCAAACGAATCAACAGCTGGCTGAGAAAAGAGTTTTAA
- the ftsZ gene encoding cell division protein FtsZ produces MFEPMELTNDAVIKVIGVGGGGGNAVEHMVRERIEGVEFFAVNTDAQALRKTAVGQTIQIGSGITKGLGAGANPEVGRNSAEEDREALRAALEGADMVFIAAGMGGGTGTGAAPVVAEVAKDLGILTVAVVTKPFNFEGKKRMAFAEQGIAELSKHVDSLITIPNDKLLKVLGRGISLLDAFGAANDVLKGAVQGIAELITRPGLMNVDFADVRTVMSEMGYAMMGSGVACGEDRAEEAAEMAISSPLLEDIDLSGARGVLVNITAGFDLRLDEFETVGNTIRAFASDNATVVIGTSLDPEMNDELRVTVVATGIGMDKRPEITLVTNKPAAQPVMDHRYQQHGMSPLPQETKPAAKVVNDQSAQSNKEPDYLDIPAFLRKQAD; encoded by the coding sequence ATGTTTGAACCTATGGAACTGACCAATGACGCGGTGATTAAAGTCATCGGCGTCGGCGGTGGCGGTGGCAACGCTGTCGAACACATGGTGCGCGAGCGCATCGAAGGTGTTGAATTCTTCGCCGTTAACACCGACGCACAGGCGTTACGTAAAACGGCAGTAGGCCAGACTATTCAGATCGGTAGCGGTATTACCAAGGGTCTGGGTGCTGGTGCGAACCCGGAAGTGGGTCGCAATTCTGCAGAAGAAGACCGTGAAGCCCTGCGCGCTGCGCTTGAAGGTGCTGATATGGTCTTTATCGCAGCGGGCATGGGCGGCGGTACCGGTACCGGTGCAGCGCCAGTGGTTGCTGAAGTAGCTAAAGATTTAGGTATTCTGACCGTTGCTGTCGTGACTAAGCCTTTCAATTTCGAAGGCAAAAAGCGTATGGCATTCGCGGAGCAGGGTATCGCTGAATTGTCCAAACATGTGGACTCCCTGATCACTATCCCGAACGACAAGCTGTTAAAAGTTCTGGGTCGCGGTATCTCTCTGCTGGACGCTTTTGGTGCGGCCAACGACGTGCTGAAAGGCGCGGTGCAGGGTATCGCAGAGCTGATCACCCGTCCGGGTCTGATGAACGTCGACTTCGCTGACGTGCGCACCGTTATGTCTGAAATGGGTTATGCCATGATGGGCTCCGGCGTGGCATGCGGTGAAGACCGTGCTGAAGAAGCGGCTGAAATGGCGATCTCCAGCCCGCTGCTGGAAGATATCGACCTGTCAGGCGCTCGCGGCGTTCTGGTCAACATCACCGCTGGCTTCGACCTGCGTCTGGATGAGTTTGAAACTGTGGGTAACACTATCCGTGCTTTCGCCTCTGACAACGCTACCGTGGTTATTGGTACTTCCCTTGACCCGGAAATGAATGACGAATTGCGCGTCACCGTAGTTGCGACCGGTATTGGCATGGACAAACGTCCTGAAATCACGTTGGTGACCAATAAGCCAGCCGCTCAGCCAGTGATGGATCATCGTTATCAGCAGCACGGGATGTCTCCGCTGCCGCAGGAAACGAAACCCGCTGCTAAAGTGGTCAATGATCAAAGCGCGCAATCTAATAAAGAGCCCGACTATTTGGACATCCCAGCCTTCCTGCGTAAGCAGGCAGACTAG
- the lpxC gene encoding UDP-3-O-acyl-N-acetylglucosamine deacetylase has protein sequence MIKQRTLKRIVQATGVGLHTGKKVTLTLRPAPANTGVIYRRTDLNPPVDFPADAKSVRDTMLCTCLVNEHDVRISTVEHLNAALAGLGIDNIVIEVDAPEVPIMDGSAAPFVYLLMDAGIEELNSAKKFLRIKETVRVEDGDKWAEFKPFNGFSLDFTIDFNHPAIDSSSQRYKMNFSAEAFVRQISRARTFGFMRDIEYLQSRGLCLGGSFDCAIVVDDYRVLNEDGLRFEDEFVRHKMLDAIGDLFMCGHNIIGAFTAFKSGHALNNKLLQAVLAKQEAWELVTFQDEAELPLAFKAPSTVLA, from the coding sequence ATGATCAAACAACGTACATTAAAACGTATCGTTCAGGCGACGGGCGTCGGTTTACATACCGGCAAGAAAGTCACCCTGACTCTGCGTCCTGCACCGGCAAATACCGGGGTCATCTATCGTCGCACTGACTTGAATCCACCGGTTGATTTCCCGGCAGATGCAAAATCCGTGCGTGATACCATGCTCTGTACTTGCCTGGTTAATGAGCATGACGTACGTATTTCTACGGTTGAACACCTTAATGCGGCATTAGCTGGCCTGGGCATTGATAACATTGTTATCGAAGTCGATGCGCCTGAAGTGCCGATTATGGACGGTAGTGCGGCACCTTTCGTCTATCTGCTGATGGATGCAGGGATTGAAGAGCTGAACAGCGCCAAGAAATTCTTGCGCATCAAAGAAACCGTGCGTGTTGAAGACGGTGATAAGTGGGCTGAGTTCAAACCATTTAATGGTTTCTCTCTGGACTTCACTATCGACTTCAACCACCCGGCGATCGATTCCAGCTCACAGCGCTACAAAATGAACTTCTCCGCAGAAGCATTTGTTCGCCAAATTAGCCGCGCACGTACTTTTGGTTTTATGCGTGATATCGAGTACCTGCAGTCACGTGGTTTGTGCCTGGGTGGCAGCTTTGATTGCGCTATCGTTGTGGATGATTATCGCGTGCTTAACGAAGATGGCCTGCGTTTTGAAGATGAATTCGTTCGTCACAAAATGCTGGATGCTATCGGTGACCTGTTCATGTGTGGGCATAACATCATTGGTGCGTTTACCGCATTCAAGTCTGGCCACGCGTTGAACAACAAGTTATTGCAAGCGGTATTGGCTAAGCAGGAAGCCTGGGAATTAGTCACCTTCCAGGATGAAGCTGAATTGCCACTGGCTTTTAAAGCGCCTTCCACCGTATTGGCGTAA
- a CDS encoding DUF721 domain-containing protein has product MRDSRPQLLDILFDDASSTEQSPLRIVQQRAAALLKLNRAVKGLLPAPMQPWCRVGNYRQGVLVLEIANASWMMRLRYEQPALLSALRAQILPSLSSIDIRINPSLMSKMENASQIAIKNKAIASESMPVRHLSAQSAEELRGLASRSPEKLRKALERLAELAGEGAKTTSRNK; this is encoded by the coding sequence ATGCGCGATAGTCGCCCACAATTATTAGATATCCTGTTCGATGACGCTTCTTCTACAGAGCAAAGCCCGCTGCGTATTGTTCAACAGCGTGCTGCGGCGTTATTAAAACTCAACCGCGCAGTCAAAGGTCTGTTACCGGCGCCCATGCAACCATGGTGTCGTGTCGGTAATTATCGACAGGGTGTTTTAGTACTCGAGATTGCTAATGCCAGCTGGATGATGCGACTACGCTATGAACAACCTGCATTACTCTCTGCACTTCGAGCGCAAATTCTACCATCTTTGTCATCAATCGACATCAGGATTAATCCTTCGCTCATGTCGAAAATGGAAAATGCTTCGCAGATTGCGATTAAAAATAAAGCAATCGCTTCAGAGTCCATGCCTGTCAGACATTTGAGTGCGCAAAGTGCTGAGGAATTAAGAGGACTGGCGAGCCGTAGCCCGGAAAAACTGAGAAAGGCATTAGAACGACTGGCTGAATTGGCCGGAGAGGGTGCCAAAACGACCAGTCGTAATAAGTAA